One Triplophysa rosa linkage group LG21, Trosa_1v2, whole genome shotgun sequence DNA segment encodes these proteins:
- the zgc:154075 gene encoding uncharacterized protein zgc:154075: MSSPVNVIVVGVGNRGENYSDYAVIYPDRMRVVGIADPRDFARKKIQERHKVASENTFDDWRCIVEREKFADAVLICTPDRLHKDPAVALAKQGYHILLEKPMAVTEDDCSEIVETCIRSKVMLTVCHVLRYDPVIHKIKVLIDRGVVGDVIHIQHLEPVGFYHFAHSFVRGNWRNEAESSFALLAKSCHDLDLIHHWAGGRRCIKVSSFGSLSHFRKEKKPAGAGNRCLDCPVEGDCAYSAKKIYLDRVKKGHNGWPVSVICSNSVPDIESVTEALRTGPYGRCVYECDNDVCSNQVVNMEFEGGLTAALTMVAFTEEICTRRTSIYGSKGELTYDGHEIKVFDFLTSKTTKQTADMNVPGNFSKGGHGSADYHLIDSFIAAVMNKDPALIRSGPEETLASHKLVFAAERARLENRVVFCDEQKS, translated from the exons ATGTCATCACCTGTGAATGTCATAGTGGTTGGAGTTGGCAACAGAGGAGAAAACTATTCAGACTATGCTGTGATTTATCCTGATCGCATGCGG GTAGTAGGAATTGCCGACCCAAGGGATTTTGCTAGAAAGAAAATCCAGGAGCGTCACAAAGTTGCCAGTGAAAACACGTTTGATG ATTGGCGTTGTATAGTGGAGAGAGAAAAGTTTGCAGATGCTGTTTTGATCTGCACTCCTGATCGCCTTCACAAG GATCCTGCTGTTGCTTTAGCTAAGCAAGGCTATCATATACTGCTGGAGAAACCAATGGCT GTTACTGAGGACGACTGCTCGGAGATCGTAGAGACTTGCATTCGAAGTAAAGTCATGCTGACAGTGTGCCATGTCCTCAGATACGACCCTGTGATTCAcaaaattaaa GTGTTGATTGACAGAGGTGTGGTTGGAGATGTCATCCACATTCAGCATTTGGAACCA GTGGGGTTTTATCATTTTGCTCACTCATTTGTCAGAGGGAACTGGAGAAATGAGGCTGAAAGCTCTTTTGCTCTGTTAGCCAAATCCTGCCATGATTTGGACCTCATTCATCATTGGGCTGGTGGACGAAG GTGTATCAAAGTTTCGTCTTTTGGATCCCTTAGCCACTTCAGAAAAGAGAAAAAG CCAGCAGGGGCAGGGAATCGATGTTTAGACTGCCCTGTAGAGGGTGATTGTGCATACTCTGCAAAGAAAATCTATTTGGATCGagtgaaaaaa GGGCATAATGGATGGCCAGTGTCGGTGATCTGTTCCAACTCAGTTCCTGATATTGAATCTGTCACTGAAGCCCTCAGAACTGGACCTTATGGGCGCTGTGTCTATGAATGTGATAATGATGTCTGCTCAAATCAG GTGGTAAACATGGAATTTGAAGGAGGCCTGACTGCTGCTTTAACTATGGTAGCATTTACAGAAGAAATTTGTACTCGCAGAACCAGCATTTATGGTAGTAAG GGGGAACTGACATATGATGGACATGAGATCAAAGTGTTTGACTTCCTCACGTCTAAGACCACAAAGCAAACAGCGGATATGAACGTTCCAGGCAACTTTAGCAAAGGGGGTCACGGGTCTGCAGATTATCACCTGATCGATTCCTTTATTGCAGCTGTGATG AATAAAGACCCGGCTCTGATTCGATCCGGTCCTGAGGAGACATTAGCAAGTCATAAACTTGTGTTTGCGGCTGAACGTGCTCGATTGGAGAACAGAGTAGTGTTCTGTGATGAGCAGAAGAGCTGA
- the ttc34 gene encoding tetratricopeptide repeat protein 34 isoform X2, with translation MNGIHQEAAKLCREGDKILFSGDPGKAAALYTHAFRNHAGSAVAHMRGLDPCRLEEVISMLEAWLDVVSPNSIEGLSKGLVAVFLSTLCPNNISASVFKMESVLQGAGHGSDEIFARCSTLLEGKQMARPGGQTRLVLELTRALACLLSDLQNPEGPQLYLQAFHGNKSETIRLVKERQKQHVPVIIKAFYQQMSQKYCIFSDKHQLLSSLESEHIDPYEAVEFLLAVSPDDIQIRELQAAVLFSSERFAESVDALTLALQLDEPQTKTNTCNGYLEHPMSPEKRACLMVGRAAAHFSAGGRADEVCKDLSDAFGLHPATARQQFQSLFSDSDIGLAACIRLRQQAEKGVSEFREAVLTRPDLRLTKGVELLDPVIAQLRTLCHLESAGGGRELRVRLADCLLMRGEHREALSISSQLAAAAPTQQSYQNTVQVLRGFSHLFTDDQKSALEDFQAVIEHNAPHPPSCVRALCGRGILRMMGGSHYLTALDYITASRLQLQDTALTVRCLVPWNYRGLLCTVLLEQGRAMLEGTGEQEADTDPRTQQEQEHEHNNNNRRIAVGVHALALLLTELQPGADGPQILTADALYQLGRVEEAYRLLLNIERTAPRPPVLARLAILQLHRGFLYDAYQLLKKLIHSGDTSCLRPLLSVTSTQDRALLENHCHTASKRILCGQQAETAIREAVAYLSIAIMASGGGAVDSLLERARCYALLGQWKTAIFDYTTILKEHPDRVQALCGRGFTYLMLNQQKECTQDILVALQSDAEEVTRSMLSLKDKARKLIREWLGQHCRSILAESLLANPVPCREEHLREAFLIGGALMNTDCREPRWHLLYIDTLLAQGEVNAAGAHLKQVFGQEPRDATAKARWGVVKAWHQNYTLAANYLSEVAEKEPATLDFLIGLMQMSQRKRVAQVASQQASSVSQSGQWEHALALLTLAGRAVNDKKLRYLRQRAACLAHLGLHERAVSDLNKVIEGHSYDNGEEHLIRTEDLCRRGRSLLLCSREESGLQDFSQALDLHEQQALLCVEAGPGRQRLAELFLRFALQHFGEQQLDKAWLLTENGLKVESDHAELRRLKARIKREVSGPCTVH, from the exons ATGAATGGCATCCATCAAGAAGCTGCTAAACTGTGCCGAGAGGGcgacaaaatattgttttctggTGATCCTGGAAAAGCTGCAGCTCTGTACACCCATGCTTTCCGAAACCATGCCGGATCGGCTGTGGCACACATGCGTGGTCTCGACCCATGCCGTTTGGAGGAGGTGATCTCGATGTTGGAAGCCTGGCTTGATGTAGTTTCCCCTAACTCAATTGAGGGCCTTAGCAAAGGTCTTGTGGCTGTATTTCTGTCCACATTATGCCCCAATAATATTTCTgcttctgtttttaaaatggagTCTGTCCTGCAGGGAGCAGGTCATGGCTCGGATGAGATCTTTGCTCGGTGCTCCACTCTTTTAGAGGGAAAACAAATGGCCAGACCAGGAGGCCAAACACGGTTAGTTCTGGAGCTCACAAGAGCACTGGCCTGCTTGCTTTCAGATCTGCAAAATCCCGAAGGTCCTCAGCTCTATCTGCAGGCCTTTCATGGAAATAAATCAGAAACCATTAGACTTGTTAAAGAAAGGCAAAAGCAGCATGTGCCTGTAATAATTAAAGCTTTTTACCAGCAAATGTCGCAGAAATATTGTATTTTCAGTGATAAGCACCAATTGTTAAGTTCACTAGAAAGTGAACATATTGATCCCTATGAAGCGGTTGAGTTTTTGCTTGCCGTTTCACCAGATGACATCCAAATAAGAGAGCTTCAAGCAGCAGTTTTGTTTTCATCAGAAAGGTTTGCGGAAAGCGTGGATGCTTTGACCCTGGCTCTTCAACTGGATGAACCTCAAACCAAGACGAACACATGTAATGGCTATCTGGAGCATCCGATGTCACCAGAGAAAAGAGCTTGTTTAATGGTGGGCCGAGCAGCCGCCCATTTCTCAGCAGGCGGGCGAGCAGATGAAGTCTGCAAAGACCTCAGTGATGCTTTTGGACTTCACCCAGCTACCGCGAGACAGCAGTTCCAAAGCCTTTTCTCTGACAGTGACATAGGGTTGGCAGCTTGCATCCGACTACGTCAACAGGCAGAGAAAGGTGTGTCAGAATTCAGAGAAGCTGTTCTTACAAGGCCCGACCTGCGCTTGACCAAAGGAGTGGAGTTGTTGGATCCCGTCATTGCACAGTTGCGAACACTCTGTCACTTAGAGTCGGCTGGAGGAGGTAGGGAACTGCGCGTACGTTTGGCAGATTGTCTCCTTATGCGTGGGGAACATAGAGAAGCCCTTTCCATAAGCAGCCAGCTAGCTGCCGCAGCCCCGACCCAGCAAAGCTACCAGAACACGGTGCAAGTCCTCCGAGGGTTTTCCCATCTCTTCACCGATGACCAAAAAAGCGCTCTGGAGGATTTCCAGGCCGTAATTGAGCACAATGCTCCTCATCCCCCCAGCTGCGTGCGTGCACTATGTGGTAGGGGTATCCTCCGTATGATGGGCGGCTCACATTACCTGACTGCTCTGGATTATATCACAGCGAGCCGGTTACAGCTGCAGGACACGGCTTTAACCGTGAGGTGCCTGGTACCGTGGAATTACCGTGGTTTGCTGTGCACCGTGTTGCTGGAACAGGGGCGAGCTATGCTTGAGGGAACCGGCGAGCAGGAAGCTGACACAGATCCCAGAacacaacaggaacaggaacacgagcacaacaacaacaatcgAAG GATTGCAGTTGGTGTGCACGCTCTCGCGCTTCTTCTAACTGAGCTGCAACCTGGTGCAGATGGACCTCAGATTCTCACAGCAGATGCTTTGTACCAGCTGGGTCGGGTTGAGGAGGCTTACCGGCTTCTTCTCAACATTGAGCGCACAGCTCCGCGGCCTCCTGTTCTCGCCCGCCTCGCAATACTGCAGCTGCATCGCGGCTTCCTTTACGATGCCTATCAG CTTTTGAAAAAACTTATTCATTCTGGAGACACTAGCTGTCTGCGCCCACTTCTTTCTGTAACATCTACGCAAGACCGAGCCCTTTTGGAAAATCATTGTCACACTGCCTCAAAACGTATTCTGTGTGGCCAACAAGCAGAAACTGCCATAAGGGAAGCTGTGGCCTATTTGTCCATCGCCATTATGGCCTCAG GTGGGGGAGCAGTAGATTCACTGCTGGAGAGAGCAAGATGTTATGCTTTATTGGGCCAATGGAAGACGGCAATCTTTGACTACACTACCATCCTAAAGGAGCACCCAGATCGTGTGCAGGCTTTGTGTGGCAGAGGATTCACTTATCTTATGCTAAACCAGCAAAAG GAATGCACTCAAGACATACTGGTTGCCCTACAGTCTGATGCGGAAGAGGTCACTCGGAGCATGCTGTCCCTTAAAGACAAAGCCCGAAAACTCATTAGGGAATGGTTGGGCCAGCACTGTCGCAGCATCCTCGCAGAGAGCCTATTGGCCAACCCTGTACCCTGCAGGGAGGAGCATCTTCGTGAGGCCTTTTTGATTGGTGGAGCACTAATGAACACTGACTGCAGGGAACCCAGGTGGCACCTCCTGTACATAGACACACTACTTGCCCAAG GGGAGGTGAATGCTGCAGGTGCACATCTAAAGCAAGTGTTTGGTCAGGAGCCTAGGGATGCCACAGCTAAAGCCAGGTGGGGTGTGGTAAAGGCCTGGCACCAGAACTACACACTGGCAGCCAACTATCTGAGTGAGGTTGCTGAGAAAGAACCAGCAACACTGGACTTTCTGATCGGTCTTATGCAGATGTCTCAAAGGAAACGAGTGGCACAG GTAGCATCTCAGCAGGCCAGCAGTGTTTCTCAAAGCGGCCAGTGGGAACACGCTTTAGCCCTGCTGACGCTGGCAGGACGAGCAGTCAATGATAAGAAGCTTCGCTACCTCAGGCAGCGTGCAGCCTGTCTGGCCCACCTGGGCCTTCATGAAAGGGCTGTGTCCGACCTGAACAAGGTCATTGAAGGTCACAGCTATGACAACGGCGAGGAACACCTGATCCGGACAGAGGACCTGTGCCGCAGAGGCCGCAGTCTCCTGCTGTGTTCACGCGAAGAGTCCGGCTTACAAGACTTTTCTCAAGCCCTGGATCTGCACGAGCAACAGGCTCTGCTGTGTGTGGAGGCTGGCCCCGGAAGACAACGGCTTGCTGAACTGTTTCTGCGCTTTGCCCTGCAGCACTTTGGAGAGCAACAGCTTGACAAGGCTTGGCTTCTGACAGAGAATGGACTTAAAGTAGAGAGCGATCATGCAGAACTGCGTAGGCTGAAGGCTAGAATCAAACGAGAGGTCTCAGGTCCATGTACAGTCCACTAG
- the ttc34 gene encoding tetratricopeptide repeat protein 34 isoform X1, translating to MNGIHQEAAKLCREGDKILFSGDPGKAAALYTHAFRNHAGSAVAHMRGLDPCRLEEVISMLEAWLDVVSPNSIEGLSKGLVAVFLSTLCPNNISASVFKMESVLQGAGHGSDEIFARCSTLLEGKQMARPGGQTRLVLELTRALACLLSDLQNPEGPQLYLQAFHGNKSETIRLVKERQKQHVPVIIKAFYQQMSQKYCIFSDKHQLLSSLESEHIDPYEAVEFLLAVSPDDIQIRELQAAVLFSSERFAESVDALTLALQLDEPQTKTNTCNGYLEHPMSPEKRACLMVGRAAAHFSAGGRADEVCKDLSDAFGLHPATARQQFQSLFSDSDIGLAACIRLRQQAEKGVSEFREAVLTRPDLRLTKGVELLDPVIAQLRTLCHLESAGGGRELRVRLADCLLMRGEHREALSISSQLAAAAPTQQSYQNTVQVLRGFSHLFTDDQKSALEDFQAVIEHNAPHPPSCVRALCGRGILRMMGGSHYLTALDYITASRLQLQDTALTVRCLVPWNYRGLLCTVLLEQGRAMLEGTGEQEADTDPRTQQEQEHEHNNNNRRIAVGVHALALLLTELQPGADGPQILTADALYQLGRVEEAYRLLLNIERTAPRPPVLARLAILQLHRGFLYDAYQLLKKLIHSGDTSCLRPLLSVTSTQDRALLENHCHTASKRILCGQQAETAIREAVAYLSIAIMASVYSLGGGAVDSLLERARCYALLGQWKTAIFDYTTILKEHPDRVQALCGRGFTYLMLNQQKECTQDILVALQSDAEEVTRSMLSLKDKARKLIREWLGQHCRSILAESLLANPVPCREEHLREAFLIGGALMNTDCREPRWHLLYIDTLLAQGEVNAAGAHLKQVFGQEPRDATAKARWGVVKAWHQNYTLAANYLSEVAEKEPATLDFLIGLMQMSQRKRVAQVASQQASSVSQSGQWEHALALLTLAGRAVNDKKLRYLRQRAACLAHLGLHERAVSDLNKVIEGHSYDNGEEHLIRTEDLCRRGRSLLLCSREESGLQDFSQALDLHEQQALLCVEAGPGRQRLAELFLRFALQHFGEQQLDKAWLLTENGLKVESDHAELRRLKARIKREVSGPCTVH from the exons ATGAATGGCATCCATCAAGAAGCTGCTAAACTGTGCCGAGAGGGcgacaaaatattgttttctggTGATCCTGGAAAAGCTGCAGCTCTGTACACCCATGCTTTCCGAAACCATGCCGGATCGGCTGTGGCACACATGCGTGGTCTCGACCCATGCCGTTTGGAGGAGGTGATCTCGATGTTGGAAGCCTGGCTTGATGTAGTTTCCCCTAACTCAATTGAGGGCCTTAGCAAAGGTCTTGTGGCTGTATTTCTGTCCACATTATGCCCCAATAATATTTCTgcttctgtttttaaaatggagTCTGTCCTGCAGGGAGCAGGTCATGGCTCGGATGAGATCTTTGCTCGGTGCTCCACTCTTTTAGAGGGAAAACAAATGGCCAGACCAGGAGGCCAAACACGGTTAGTTCTGGAGCTCACAAGAGCACTGGCCTGCTTGCTTTCAGATCTGCAAAATCCCGAAGGTCCTCAGCTCTATCTGCAGGCCTTTCATGGAAATAAATCAGAAACCATTAGACTTGTTAAAGAAAGGCAAAAGCAGCATGTGCCTGTAATAATTAAAGCTTTTTACCAGCAAATGTCGCAGAAATATTGTATTTTCAGTGATAAGCACCAATTGTTAAGTTCACTAGAAAGTGAACATATTGATCCCTATGAAGCGGTTGAGTTTTTGCTTGCCGTTTCACCAGATGACATCCAAATAAGAGAGCTTCAAGCAGCAGTTTTGTTTTCATCAGAAAGGTTTGCGGAAAGCGTGGATGCTTTGACCCTGGCTCTTCAACTGGATGAACCTCAAACCAAGACGAACACATGTAATGGCTATCTGGAGCATCCGATGTCACCAGAGAAAAGAGCTTGTTTAATGGTGGGCCGAGCAGCCGCCCATTTCTCAGCAGGCGGGCGAGCAGATGAAGTCTGCAAAGACCTCAGTGATGCTTTTGGACTTCACCCAGCTACCGCGAGACAGCAGTTCCAAAGCCTTTTCTCTGACAGTGACATAGGGTTGGCAGCTTGCATCCGACTACGTCAACAGGCAGAGAAAGGTGTGTCAGAATTCAGAGAAGCTGTTCTTACAAGGCCCGACCTGCGCTTGACCAAAGGAGTGGAGTTGTTGGATCCCGTCATTGCACAGTTGCGAACACTCTGTCACTTAGAGTCGGCTGGAGGAGGTAGGGAACTGCGCGTACGTTTGGCAGATTGTCTCCTTATGCGTGGGGAACATAGAGAAGCCCTTTCCATAAGCAGCCAGCTAGCTGCCGCAGCCCCGACCCAGCAAAGCTACCAGAACACGGTGCAAGTCCTCCGAGGGTTTTCCCATCTCTTCACCGATGACCAAAAAAGCGCTCTGGAGGATTTCCAGGCCGTAATTGAGCACAATGCTCCTCATCCCCCCAGCTGCGTGCGTGCACTATGTGGTAGGGGTATCCTCCGTATGATGGGCGGCTCACATTACCTGACTGCTCTGGATTATATCACAGCGAGCCGGTTACAGCTGCAGGACACGGCTTTAACCGTGAGGTGCCTGGTACCGTGGAATTACCGTGGTTTGCTGTGCACCGTGTTGCTGGAACAGGGGCGAGCTATGCTTGAGGGAACCGGCGAGCAGGAAGCTGACACAGATCCCAGAacacaacaggaacaggaacacgagcacaacaacaacaatcgAAG GATTGCAGTTGGTGTGCACGCTCTCGCGCTTCTTCTAACTGAGCTGCAACCTGGTGCAGATGGACCTCAGATTCTCACAGCAGATGCTTTGTACCAGCTGGGTCGGGTTGAGGAGGCTTACCGGCTTCTTCTCAACATTGAGCGCACAGCTCCGCGGCCTCCTGTTCTCGCCCGCCTCGCAATACTGCAGCTGCATCGCGGCTTCCTTTACGATGCCTATCAG CTTTTGAAAAAACTTATTCATTCTGGAGACACTAGCTGTCTGCGCCCACTTCTTTCTGTAACATCTACGCAAGACCGAGCCCTTTTGGAAAATCATTGTCACACTGCCTCAAAACGTATTCTGTGTGGCCAACAAGCAGAAACTGCCATAAGGGAAGCTGTGGCCTATTTGTCCATCGCCATTATGGCCTCAG TCTATTCCTTAGGTGGGGGAGCAGTAGATTCACTGCTGGAGAGAGCAAGATGTTATGCTTTATTGGGCCAATGGAAGACGGCAATCTTTGACTACACTACCATCCTAAAGGAGCACCCAGATCGTGTGCAGGCTTTGTGTGGCAGAGGATTCACTTATCTTATGCTAAACCAGCAAAAG GAATGCACTCAAGACATACTGGTTGCCCTACAGTCTGATGCGGAAGAGGTCACTCGGAGCATGCTGTCCCTTAAAGACAAAGCCCGAAAACTCATTAGGGAATGGTTGGGCCAGCACTGTCGCAGCATCCTCGCAGAGAGCCTATTGGCCAACCCTGTACCCTGCAGGGAGGAGCATCTTCGTGAGGCCTTTTTGATTGGTGGAGCACTAATGAACACTGACTGCAGGGAACCCAGGTGGCACCTCCTGTACATAGACACACTACTTGCCCAAG GGGAGGTGAATGCTGCAGGTGCACATCTAAAGCAAGTGTTTGGTCAGGAGCCTAGGGATGCCACAGCTAAAGCCAGGTGGGGTGTGGTAAAGGCCTGGCACCAGAACTACACACTGGCAGCCAACTATCTGAGTGAGGTTGCTGAGAAAGAACCAGCAACACTGGACTTTCTGATCGGTCTTATGCAGATGTCTCAAAGGAAACGAGTGGCACAG GTAGCATCTCAGCAGGCCAGCAGTGTTTCTCAAAGCGGCCAGTGGGAACACGCTTTAGCCCTGCTGACGCTGGCAGGACGAGCAGTCAATGATAAGAAGCTTCGCTACCTCAGGCAGCGTGCAGCCTGTCTGGCCCACCTGGGCCTTCATGAAAGGGCTGTGTCCGACCTGAACAAGGTCATTGAAGGTCACAGCTATGACAACGGCGAGGAACACCTGATCCGGACAGAGGACCTGTGCCGCAGAGGCCGCAGTCTCCTGCTGTGTTCACGCGAAGAGTCCGGCTTACAAGACTTTTCTCAAGCCCTGGATCTGCACGAGCAACAGGCTCTGCTGTGTGTGGAGGCTGGCCCCGGAAGACAACGGCTTGCTGAACTGTTTCTGCGCTTTGCCCTGCAGCACTTTGGAGAGCAACAGCTTGACAAGGCTTGGCTTCTGACAGAGAATGGACTTAAAGTAGAGAGCGATCATGCAGAACTGCGTAGGCTGAAGGCTAGAATCAAACGAGAGGTCTCAGGTCCATGTACAGTCCACTAG
- the ttc34 gene encoding tetratricopeptide repeat protein 34 isoform X3, with the protein MSPEKRACLMVGRAAAHFSAGGRADEVCKDLSDAFGLHPATARQQFQSLFSDSDIGLAACIRLRQQAEKGVSEFREAVLTRPDLRLTKGVELLDPVIAQLRTLCHLESAGGGRELRVRLADCLLMRGEHREALSISSQLAAAAPTQQSYQNTVQVLRGFSHLFTDDQKSALEDFQAVIEHNAPHPPSCVRALCGRGILRMMGGSHYLTALDYITASRLQLQDTALTVRCLVPWNYRGLLCTVLLEQGRAMLEGTGEQEADTDPRTQQEQEHEHNNNNRRIAVGVHALALLLTELQPGADGPQILTADALYQLGRVEEAYRLLLNIERTAPRPPVLARLAILQLHRGFLYDAYQLLKKLIHSGDTSCLRPLLSVTSTQDRALLENHCHTASKRILCGQQAETAIREAVAYLSIAIMASVYSLGGGAVDSLLERARCYALLGQWKTAIFDYTTILKEHPDRVQALCGRGFTYLMLNQQKECTQDILVALQSDAEEVTRSMLSLKDKARKLIREWLGQHCRSILAESLLANPVPCREEHLREAFLIGGALMNTDCREPRWHLLYIDTLLAQGEVNAAGAHLKQVFGQEPRDATAKARWGVVKAWHQNYTLAANYLSEVAEKEPATLDFLIGLMQMSQRKRVAQVASQQASSVSQSGQWEHALALLTLAGRAVNDKKLRYLRQRAACLAHLGLHERAVSDLNKVIEGHSYDNGEEHLIRTEDLCRRGRSLLLCSREESGLQDFSQALDLHEQQALLCVEAGPGRQRLAELFLRFALQHFGEQQLDKAWLLTENGLKVESDHAELRRLKARIKREVSGPCTVH; encoded by the exons ATGTCACCAGAGAAAAGAGCTTGTTTAATGGTGGGCCGAGCAGCCGCCCATTTCTCAGCAGGCGGGCGAGCAGATGAAGTCTGCAAAGACCTCAGTGATGCTTTTGGACTTCACCCAGCTACCGCGAGACAGCAGTTCCAAAGCCTTTTCTCTGACAGTGACATAGGGTTGGCAGCTTGCATCCGACTACGTCAACAGGCAGAGAAAGGTGTGTCAGAATTCAGAGAAGCTGTTCTTACAAGGCCCGACCTGCGCTTGACCAAAGGAGTGGAGTTGTTGGATCCCGTCATTGCACAGTTGCGAACACTCTGTCACTTAGAGTCGGCTGGAGGAGGTAGGGAACTGCGCGTACGTTTGGCAGATTGTCTCCTTATGCGTGGGGAACATAGAGAAGCCCTTTCCATAAGCAGCCAGCTAGCTGCCGCAGCCCCGACCCAGCAAAGCTACCAGAACACGGTGCAAGTCCTCCGAGGGTTTTCCCATCTCTTCACCGATGACCAAAAAAGCGCTCTGGAGGATTTCCAGGCCGTAATTGAGCACAATGCTCCTCATCCCCCCAGCTGCGTGCGTGCACTATGTGGTAGGGGTATCCTCCGTATGATGGGCGGCTCACATTACCTGACTGCTCTGGATTATATCACAGCGAGCCGGTTACAGCTGCAGGACACGGCTTTAACCGTGAGGTGCCTGGTACCGTGGAATTACCGTGGTTTGCTGTGCACCGTGTTGCTGGAACAGGGGCGAGCTATGCTTGAGGGAACCGGCGAGCAGGAAGCTGACACAGATCCCAGAacacaacaggaacaggaacacgagcacaacaacaacaatcgAAG GATTGCAGTTGGTGTGCACGCTCTCGCGCTTCTTCTAACTGAGCTGCAACCTGGTGCAGATGGACCTCAGATTCTCACAGCAGATGCTTTGTACCAGCTGGGTCGGGTTGAGGAGGCTTACCGGCTTCTTCTCAACATTGAGCGCACAGCTCCGCGGCCTCCTGTTCTCGCCCGCCTCGCAATACTGCAGCTGCATCGCGGCTTCCTTTACGATGCCTATCAG CTTTTGAAAAAACTTATTCATTCTGGAGACACTAGCTGTCTGCGCCCACTTCTTTCTGTAACATCTACGCAAGACCGAGCCCTTTTGGAAAATCATTGTCACACTGCCTCAAAACGTATTCTGTGTGGCCAACAAGCAGAAACTGCCATAAGGGAAGCTGTGGCCTATTTGTCCATCGCCATTATGGCCTCAG TCTATTCCTTAGGTGGGGGAGCAGTAGATTCACTGCTGGAGAGAGCAAGATGTTATGCTTTATTGGGCCAATGGAAGACGGCAATCTTTGACTACACTACCATCCTAAAGGAGCACCCAGATCGTGTGCAGGCTTTGTGTGGCAGAGGATTCACTTATCTTATGCTAAACCAGCAAAAG GAATGCACTCAAGACATACTGGTTGCCCTACAGTCTGATGCGGAAGAGGTCACTCGGAGCATGCTGTCCCTTAAAGACAAAGCCCGAAAACTCATTAGGGAATGGTTGGGCCAGCACTGTCGCAGCATCCTCGCAGAGAGCCTATTGGCCAACCCTGTACCCTGCAGGGAGGAGCATCTTCGTGAGGCCTTTTTGATTGGTGGAGCACTAATGAACACTGACTGCAGGGAACCCAGGTGGCACCTCCTGTACATAGACACACTACTTGCCCAAG GGGAGGTGAATGCTGCAGGTGCACATCTAAAGCAAGTGTTTGGTCAGGAGCCTAGGGATGCCACAGCTAAAGCCAGGTGGGGTGTGGTAAAGGCCTGGCACCAGAACTACACACTGGCAGCCAACTATCTGAGTGAGGTTGCTGAGAAAGAACCAGCAACACTGGACTTTCTGATCGGTCTTATGCAGATGTCTCAAAGGAAACGAGTGGCACAG GTAGCATCTCAGCAGGCCAGCAGTGTTTCTCAAAGCGGCCAGTGGGAACACGCTTTAGCCCTGCTGACGCTGGCAGGACGAGCAGTCAATGATAAGAAGCTTCGCTACCTCAGGCAGCGTGCAGCCTGTCTGGCCCACCTGGGCCTTCATGAAAGGGCTGTGTCCGACCTGAACAAGGTCATTGAAGGTCACAGCTATGACAACGGCGAGGAACACCTGATCCGGACAGAGGACCTGTGCCGCAGAGGCCGCAGTCTCCTGCTGTGTTCACGCGAAGAGTCCGGCTTACAAGACTTTTCTCAAGCCCTGGATCTGCACGAGCAACAGGCTCTGCTGTGTGTGGAGGCTGGCCCCGGAAGACAACGGCTTGCTGAACTGTTTCTGCGCTTTGCCCTGCAGCACTTTGGAGAGCAACAGCTTGACAAGGCTTGGCTTCTGACAGAGAATGGACTTAAAGTAGAGAGCGATCATGCAGAACTGCGTAGGCTGAAGGCTAGAATCAAACGAGAGGTCTCAGGTCCATGTACAGTCCACTAG